The Papaver somniferum cultivar HN1 chromosome 3, ASM357369v1, whole genome shotgun sequence genome includes a region encoding these proteins:
- the LOC113356182 gene encoding uncharacterized protein LOC113356182, with translation MVKQASTVNDRLRTYWTPPMERYFIDLMLDQVEKGNSVGHTFNKQAWTDMLIIFNEKFGSKYDKDVLKGRYKNLWEQYNDVKILLQQPGFVWDETGQLVIASDQVWDSYLKKHPDIRCYKTKPVLNYKDMCIIYDYTIADGRYSRSSHDVEFEDYGTKIREGSSIQTGNFVQPRTTWTPTMDRFFVDLMLEQVHIGSKIENSFTKQAWTEMIMHFNENFGSKYSKNVLRSRCKILRKHYNDMKALLSRSEFKLDETRQMVVADDCVWDAYIKAHPEARSCRLTFLPDYNDLCIIYQNETGVGEIAHSVSDADLHTGCSTTQHGEGNNSQMAQTTTNCERSRTYWTPPMDRYFIDLILEQVHRGNKIDNTFITQAWEDMTTLFNLNFGSQYSKDVMKNRYKSWRKQYTDVSILLKQNEFTWDETRQMVTADDSTWDAYIKAHPDARSYRIRIMPHYEDLHLIFGTVTGSGRNTNYENETMQLNPGEGTSNQDQVNTDCLGTYWTPEMDQYFIPEGENNCNGHDGSRLTNVEGIDSQASISDGLRTFWTPSMDHYFMDLMIEQVRKGCKVDYALNRQGWTDMIRLFKEKFGSQHKKNILRNRYKNMRKQFNDIKNLLSQSGFVWDQSRQMVMADDDAWDAYLKSHPQARSYRTKSLLDYKKLCVIYGNVSPKRKGTQSGEDTDILAEKNNIDAPATCGRPRTYWTPQIVRDLMDLLLDQLHKGNRVDNAFNKEARTQVVASFNDKHGSQYNKDVLENGYTNMRKQYTYIKNLLSQTGFVWDEEQLMVTANENVWDSYIKEHPDALSYRNKILANFNDLCIIFDGRNNDLCHKIDSDDHVLGTKSDGVLQSSAPPFCQGKPVKEPKARLATKKHPSTTPLFDQDSRKLQKIQSNNSGNVLSVAERVVISLRNQQKENASTTEHVMCQLQALPDLDEDLILDACDLLEDEIKAKIFLALDVKLRKKWLIRKLRP, from the exons ATGGTTAAACAAGCATCAACTGTTAATGATCGTTTAAGAACATATTGGACACCACCAATGGAGCGCTATTTCATTGACCTTATGTTAGACCAAGTTGAAAAAGGGAACAGCGTTGGTCATACATTCAATAAACAAGCATGGACAGATATGCTTAtaatttttaatgaaaaattTGGATCTAAATATGACAAAGATGTACTTAAAGGTCGGTATAAAAATTTATGGGAGCAGTATAATGATGTGAAGATTCTTCTTCAACAACCTGGCTTTGTATGGGATGAAACAGGACAACTGGTAATAGCTTCGGATCAAGTCTGGGACTCATATCTTAAG AAACATCCAGATATCAGATGTTATAAAACTAAACCTGTTTTGAATTATAAAGACATGTGCATCATATATGATTACACAATTGCAGATGGAAGATACAGCCGTTCAAGTCACGATGTAGAGTTTGAAGATTACGGGACCAAAATAA GAGAAGGATCAAGCATCCAAACTGGAAATTTTGTTCAGCCGAGGACAACTTGGACACCAACAATGGATCGATTTTTCGTTGACCTCATGTTAGAGCAGGTGCATATTGGAAGCAAGATTGAGAATTCATTCACAAAACAAGCTTGGACAGAGATGATTATGCATTTTAATGAAAATTTTGGTTCGAAGTACAGCAAAAATGTTCTGCGAAGCAGGTGTAAAATTTTGAGGAAACATTACAATGATATGAAGGCTCTTCTCAGCCGGAGTGAATTTAAGTTGGATGAAACACGACAAATGGTTGTAGCTGATGATTGTGTCTGGGATGCTTATATCAAG GCACACCCTGAAGCACGATCTTGTAGACTTACATTTTTACCAGACTACAATGATCTATGCATAATATATCAAAACGAAACTGGTGTTGGAGAGATAGCTCATTCAGTGTCTGATGCAGACCTTCACACTGGTTGCAGTACTACACAGCATG GGGAAGGAAACAATAGTCAAATGGCTCAAACCACCACTAATTGTGAGCGGTCAAGGACGTATTGGACACCACCAATGGACCGCTATTTCATCGACCTTATCCTAGAGCAAGTGCATAGAGGGAATAAGATCGATAATACATTTATCACACAAGCTTGGGAGGATATGACAACATTGTTTAATTTGAATTTTGGTTCACAGTACAGCAAAGATGTTATGAAAAATCGATATAAAAGTTGGAGGAAGCAATATACTGATGTTAGTATACTTCTAAAACAAAATGAGTTCACTTGGGATGAAACTCGGCAAATGGTAACAGCTGATGATAGCACATGGGATGCTTACATCAAG GCACATCCTGATGCAAGATCTTATAGAATTAGAATTATGCCACATTATGAGGATCTACACCTGATTTTCGGGACTGTCACTGGTAGTGGAAGAAATACAAACTATGAAAATGAAACCATGCAACTCAATCCAG GAGAGGGAACGTCAAACCAAGATCAAGTTAACACTGATTGTTTGGGGACATATTGGACACCAGAGATGGATCAGTATTTCATTCCTGAAGGAGAAAATAACTGCAATGGCCATGATGGCTCAAGATTAACGAATG TTGAAGGAATTGATAGCCAAGCCTCAATATCTGATGGGTTAAGGACATTCTGGACACCGTCAATGGACCATTACTTTATGGACCTTATGATAGAGCAGGTGCGTAAAGGTTGTAAAGTTGATTATGCACTAAACAGACAAGGATGGACAGATATGATCAGGCTGTTTAAAGAGAAGTTTGGAtctcaacataaaaaaaatattttgagaaatcGATACAAGAATATGAGGAAACAATTTAATGATATAAAGAATCTTCTTTCCCAAAGTGGGTTCGTTTGGGATCAAAGTAGACAGATGGTGATGGCTGATGATGATGCGTGGGATGCTTATTTGAAG TCACACCCTCAAGCACGATCTTATAGAACTAAATCATTGCTGGACTACAAGAAGTTGTGTGTGATATATGGGAATGTAAGCCCCAAGAGGAAAGGCACCCAGTCTGGTGAAGATACTGACATACTCGCAG AAAAAAACAATATTGATGCCCCGGCTACTTGTGGTCGACCAAGAACTTACTGGACACCTCAAATAGTTCGTGATCTTATGGACCTTCTGCTAGATCAGTTGCATAAAGGAAATAGAGTAGATAACGCTTTCAATAAAGAGGCACGGACGCAGGTTGTAGCATCTTTCAATGATAAACACGGCTCTCAATATAACAAGGATGTGTTGGAAAATGGATACACAAATATGAGGAAGCAATACACCTACATAAAGAATTTACTTAGCCAGACTGGTTTTGTCTGGGATGAAGAGCAGCTGATGGTGACTGCTAATGAAAATGTGTGGGATTCTTATATCAAG GAACACCCTGATGCACTCTCATATAGAAATAAAATCTTGGCCAATTTTAATGACTTGTGcataatatttgatggaagaaacaaCGATTTGTGTCACAAAATAGATTCTGATGATCACGTTCTGGGAACGAAAAGTGATGGAGTTTTACAATCTTCAGCTCCACCTTTTTGTCAAGGCAAACCTGTAAAGGAACCAAAAGCTCGTTTAGCTACAAAGAAGCACCCTTCTACAACACCATTATTTGACCAGGATTCTAGAAAATTGCAAAAAATCCAGAGTAACAATTCTGGAAATGTTCTTAGTGTAGCGGAGCGCGTAGTTATCTCTTTAAGAAACCAGCAAAAAGAGAATGCAAGCACAACTGAACATGTCATGTGTCAACTTCAAGCCTTACCAGACTTGGATGAGGATCTTATATTGGATGCTTGTGATCTTTTGGAGGATGAAATCAAAGCAAAAATATTTCTAGCTTTGGATGTTAAGTTAAGAAAGAAATGGTTGATAAGAAAGCTTCGTCCGTAG